The genome window GCGGGCCGTCCACGCCGATGAGGCGGATCACGCCCGCGGAGCCACGGGTGACCACCTCGCGGCCCCAGGGACCGTCCTCCACCTCGGGTTCGAGGCCGTCGCCACGCATCTGATCCACGATCTCCGTCACGGCCTGACGCCACTGGCTGCCGGTGCGCGGGGCGGCAAAGGCCACGGGCGTAATCCGGCCGTAGCGGGTGACCACGTGGAGCATACGGGGACCCTGCTCGCCCATTTCCACCTGCACCTGGGATTCGCTAGGCAGCGGGAGTTTGAGGGAACCGAGGTTGAGAATACCCCCGGCGAAGTCAGAGAAATCAAAGTCCTCGATGTTCACGGAATCACCGTCAAAGGGGCCGGTATCGCCATTGATGGCGTCGTGCCAGGAGGTAGAAAGGCCCTCCTGCTCCGCGGAATCATCGTTCGGAGTGGCCTCCGTGGAGGCGGGAACGTGCTGTACCTCGGGATTGTTGCTGGACGCGGCCACGGAGTTTCCGGCCTGCTCCTCTTCCTTGGGGGTGTCCTTATCCTTCTTGCCAAACGGCCACAGAGCCATGTGGGGGTCACGTCCTTTCTTCACGGTTTTTACAGAGGCGATCTCGGGAGATCGGAAAATCAGGGATATCGCTTTTTCAGTCCCAGGATAGCGATACCGGCAGCGTGGGGCGCTATGGGGAGAGCATTTTTATTGAATACCCGTGGAACCGTACCCGCCCGCCCCACGATCCGTCTCGTCCAGGTCCGTTACTTCCTGGAACTCCGGCAACTCCACGCGCTGTACTAGAAGTTGCGCGATCCTGGTTCCGCGCTGAATATGGATCGTCTCGCGCGGGTCGAGATTAATCAGGCACACCTTGACCTCGCCGCGATAGGCGGCGTCGATAGTCCCCGGGGCATTAACTATGCTCAGGCCCTGTTTTGCCGCCAACCCGGAACGCGGGTGCACCAGGCCAACGGTGCCGTGCGGCAGCGCCAGCGCGATACCCGTGCCCACGGTGGCACGCTCCCCCGGAGCCAAGTCCACGGACTCCGCGGCGTAGAGATCCGCACCGGCATCGCTGGGAAAGGCCCGCGCGGGCAGCGGAAGTTCCGGGTCAAGGCGTTTGACTTTAATCGCTTCAATCGGATTCACACGCCCTACCCTACGGCCTCGCCTCTACCATCGCTTATCGACGCCCCGGTGCCCACACCGATCCGGTAATCCGCACGGCACCGAGGCAGCGGACCCAGGGCCATGACGTAGGATGGGAAGCCGTGACTGACTCCGCTTCCCCCGCACGCACTGTTCTCTACCGGGAACGCCAGTGGGTGCCGCTTTATTGGTGGCTCCTCGCGTTCGGCTTAGTGGCGCTCTTGACCGCCCAGTTAGCGCATAATCGCTCCACCGTGTGGCTGGTGGCCCCCGCGATTATCCTTTCCCTTCTGGCGGTGTGGCTGCTGCTGTGGCTCTCCTCCACGGTGGTTCAGGTGGAGCGGGATTCCCAGGGAGTGCGCTGGCTACTCGCGGGCGGGGCGATCCTGCCCCAGCACGCGGTGGATCGCAGCCTCGCGGTGCCCGCCACCGCCAAGCGCAACGCGATGGGGCATCAACTTGACCCGGCGGCCTTTGTGGTCTCCCACGGGTGGGTGCCGGAGATGGTGATGATCGTGCTGGACGACCCCGAGGACCCCACACCCTATTGGCTCATCGGCTCCAAGAACCCCGAGGCCCTACTGGCGGCCTTTACCCAGGGTAAGTAATTCCGCCTACCCCACCGCGCCCGTGGCGGCATACGCGCGCCGAGCCCAGGAATATATCGAGGCCATGGGCCACATTGAGGCCACCGCCACCCCTGATCGTGATTTCCTTTCCCAGTGGGCCGCGCAGGTTCCCGGCCCCCTCATTGACCTGGGCTGCGGCCCTGGACACTGGACGGCGTTCCTCCAGAGCCTGGATCCCCGGCGCCCGGTGCGGGGAATAGATCCCGTGCCGGAGTTCATCGCTCATGCCCGCCACGCCTATCCGGGGATTGACTATTCCCAGGGAGATCTTTCCTCCCTGGGAACTCCCCCTGCGGCGGGCGTAGTGACCTGGTACAGCCTCATTCATCTTGACCCCTCCCTGCTCGCCTCCGCCTTTTCCACTCTTTTAACGCGCTGATCCCGGGTGGCTCGGTGGCCCTGGGCTTCTTCGAGGGCCCACGCATGGTTTCCTTCCCCCACGCCATTTCCTCCGCCTGGTGGTGGCCGCTCCCCGAGGTCACCGCCTTGCTCGCCTCCGCTGGCTTCCGAGTGGAGCACACCGAGCGACGGCAGGATTCCGGTGCCCGTCCTCATGCCGCGCTCATCGCCCGCAGGCCAGGCAGCGCCATTCACTCCAGTGAAAATAGCCTGTAGGCATGGATCTCCTCGCCGCGCTCTCCCCGCTCCTCGGCGTCCTCACGCTCATCACCGTACTCCGGGCAACGTGCTCGGCCATCGAGCGCGGCGACCTGCCCCGCCAATCGCTCGTGGGGTTGCGCACCAGGGCCACGCAGGCCTCCGATGAGGCCTGGGAGGCAGGCCACCGGGCGGCGCTTCCCGCCCTCCGCGCCTCCATCGCCAGCGGGTACGTCACACTCGCCCTATCTGCCGTGGGCGCGGTGTTCTTCCTCACCGTAGGCCAGAATCTTTCCCCCAATTATCTTCTCATCGTCACCCTGAGCGGCCTATTCGTTCCCGCCGTGGTGCTCATGCGCGCGGCCCGCGTGGCCGATCGAGCAGCGCGGAAAATCATCAATCATCACCGCCCCGATTCCCCCTCGCTCTTCCCCGAGCCCCCTTCTTCACGCTCTTAGGCGCAGTCCTGGCAAATGATGGAGCCATCATCCTCCACGTGGGAGATGCGGTTCTTGCGCTGCACCAGGAAGCAACTAGAACAGGTGAACTCATCGGACTGGCGCGGAACCACGGTCACGTTGAGTTCCTCGCCGCTGAGGTCCATCGTGGGCGGCTCGAAGGAGTCGATGATCTCTCCGTCCTCGTTCATAGAGGAGTTCTCCGCCTCTGCGGCCTTGATTCCCTCCAGGGAATCGGTCTCAAGATCATCTTCGGCCCTGCGTCGCGGGGCATCATAATCGGTTGCCATGCGGTTCACCTCTGGCGTCGTCGTTGTGCCACGCCAGTTCGCCCCTGCCCGCGCACAGCGTGGAGGCGGAAAACTCCCGCACACACCCGCGCATCAAAGCGGCCAAACTGGCATTGTGTTCTTGGAGGCGCATATTAAACCACGCAACAAGCCCTGTCATATCCGCAGGTAAAAGAGGATTTCCCGTGGTGCCTACGCGCTCAGGCGCACACCGGCCCCGGAGGCGTCGAGAAGCCCCCTGATCTCCGCCGCGATTCCGGGCGCTGCAGCCAGCGTGCGGTGGAACTCCTCCCCCGGCACGGAAAGCGCCGGGGCCTCCACCACCGCGCCCGCTTCCTGCGCGATGAGTGAGCCCGCCGCGTAATCCCAGCAGTGGATGCCGTGTTCGTAATAGGCATCCAGGTGTCCCTCGGCTACCGCGCAGAGTTCCAGTGCCGCAGAGCCCAGGCAACGAATATCGCGCACTCGCGGCAGGATGGTGCCGAGCGCCGTGGCCTGCTGCTCACGGCGCGGGGCGTGATAGGAAAATCCCGTGGCCACCAGCGCCCGTGCCGCCTCCGAGGCACCGGAGACGCGCAATTCCTCCTCCCCATCGCCCCGCAGCACCAGCGCCCCCTGCCCCCGCGCCGCATGATAAAGGGAACCATCGGCCACGTTGATCACCGCCCCGGCCACCACCTGGCCGTCGATAGCCGCCGCAAGGGAAACCGCATAGCGCGGGATGCCGTAGAGGAAGTTCACGGTGCCGTCGATGGGATCGATGATCCAGGAAACCCCGGTGGTGGAGCGCTGCGCGGAACCCTCCTCCGCGATGATGCCGTCACCCGGCCGCCGCTCCGCGATTCGATCCACCAGGAGTTCCTCCGCCATCGTGTCCACCACGGTCACCGGGTCCACGGCGGAACTCTTGGTCAGGGTATAGGGGCGCAGATCACCCAATTCCGCTTTCCGCTCCCTGATGGCGCTGGCGGCCTCGCTCACCCACCCCTGAGCGAGGTTACGCAGCGAGGCCAATTCCTGTTGATCCATCATGCACACCATTGTGCCGCTTTTGTACACTGCAATGCTATGAGCAGCATCGGTTTTGGCATTGACGTGGGCGGTTCCGGGGTCAAGGGGGCCCGCGTGAATTTGGATAGCGGCGAGTTCGCCTCCGAGCGCATCAAGATCCTCACCCCGCAGCCCGCCACGCCCGAGGCGGTGGCCAAGGTGGCCGCGAAGATCGTCGAGCAGGCCGAGTGGACGGGCCCGGTGGGGGTGACCGTGCCGGGCATCGTGCGCAATCAGGTGGTGGAAAGCGCCGCCAATATTGATTCCTCCTGGGTGGGCACCAACGCCCAGGAGCTTTTCTCCCGCCACTTGGGCGGGCGAGCCGTGACCGTGCTCAATGACGCCGACGCCGCCGGCCTCGCCGAGGTCACCTACGGTATCCCCGAGGCCGCTACCGGGCCCGTCATCTTCCTCACCCTGGGCACGGGGATCGGTTCCGCCATACTTATCGACGGCCACCTTTACCCCAACAGCGAACTAGGGCACCTGGAAGTGGACGGCAAGGAGGCCGAGCACCGTGCCTCCTCCGCAGTGAAGGAACGCAAGGATCTGAGTTATAAGCAATGGGCCAAGCGGGTGGACAAGGTGCTGCACGCCTACGAGGCGCTGTTTTCCCCCTCCCTGTTCATCGTGGGTGGGGGTATCTCCCGCAAGTCCGAGAAATGGATTCCGCTCCTTACCTGCCGCACGGAGGTGGTTCCCGCCCGTCTGCTCAATACCGCGGGTATCGTGGGGGCGGCCATGGCCGTGGAGCGGGTATCCACCCCGTAGCGCATTACCTGCTACACTGTGCGGTTGTCTATCGTGGCCCGGTGTTGTAAATAGGGCCGCGCACCCAGTACAGCGAGGGCATACGGAATCCATGCCGGGCCCCTCGCGGGTATCATCCTTGGATGGTTGAGGAAGCATTAAGCAAGTCGAAAGGGCGTACGTGGTAGCCACCACTACTTCAGGAAACTCCGGTGCGGGAGAAAACGAGGCTCATCAGCCCGTATCCTCCGCCGCTACCGCGAAAAAGACTGCAAAAAAGACCGCGCGTAAAGCTGCCCGCAAGGCCGCTCCCCGCAAAGCAGTAGCCGCCACCCCGGAGGCCTCCGTGGCTCCGGCGACGCCGGAGAAGTCCCCCGCCGCCACCACCGCGAGCGCTGCGGATTCCGCCGAGGCCACCGAGGCGGCCGCCGCCCCGGTGAAGAAGGCCACCAAAAAGACGGCGAAGAAAACGGCCAAAAAGACCGCGCGCAAGGCCACCAAGAGCACCGCGAAAAAGACCGCCAAGAAAACCACGCGCAAGACCGCCGCTAAGAAGAGCACGTCCCGCGCCAAGAAGGTCAAGGAAGAAGCCCCCGCTCCCGTGGAGGAGGATGAGACTCTCACTGAAGAGGAACTCACCCCCCAGGACGAGGATCAGGACTTTGACCCCGCCCTCGACGATGAGGACGAGGACTTCGCGGACGTCGATGACGTAGACGACGTGGAGGATACCGACGTCTCCGAGGAGGGCGAGGAGTCCACGGACGAGGAGGAAGAGGACGAGGGTTCCTCCGTCTGGGACGAGGACGAATCCGCCGCCCTGCGTCAGGCCCGCAAGGACGCCGAACTCACGGCCTCCGCTGACTCCGTGCGCGCCTATCTCAAGCAGATCGGCAAGGTCGCCCTGCTCAACGCCGAGCAGGAGGTTTCCCTGGCCAAGCGGATCGAGGCGGGCCTATACGCCACCTACCGCATGGAACAGATGGACGAGGCCTTTGCCGCCGGAGATAAAGACGCCAAACTCACCCCCGCCGTCAAGCGCGACCTGCGCTCCATCGCCCGCGATGGCCGCAAGGCCAAGAACCACCTGCTGGAGGCCAACCTGCGCCTGGTGGTCTCCCTGGCCAAGCGCTACACCGGGCGCGGCATGGCCTTCCTCGACCTCATCCAGGAGGGTAACCTCGGCCTGATCCGCGCGGTGGAGAAGTTCGATTACACCAAGGGCTATAAGTTCTCCACGTATGCCACCTGGTGGATCCGCCAGGCCATCACCCGCGCCATGGCCGATCAAGCCCGCACCATTCGTATCCCGGTGCACATGGTGGAGGTCATTAACAAGCTCGGACGCATCCAGCGCGAGTTGTTGCAGGATCTGGGCCGCGAGCCCACCCCGCAGGAACTGGCCAAGGAAATGGACATCACCGAGGAAAAGGTGCTGGAAATCCAACAGTACGCCCGCGAGCCCATCTCCCTGGATCAGACCATCGGTGATGAGGGCGATAGCCAGTTGGGTGACTTCATCGAGGACTCCGAGGCCGTGATCGCCGTCGATGCCGTCTCCTTCACCCTGCTTCAGGATCAGCTCCAGGACGTGCTGCACACCCTCTCCGACCGCGAGGCCGGCGTGGTCAAGCTGCGCTTTGGGCTTACCGACGGCATGCCGCGCACTTTAGACGAGATCGGCCAGGTGTACGGGGTGACCCGGGAGCGCATCCGCCAGATCGAGTCCAAGACCATGTCCAAGTTGCGTCACCCCTCGCGCTCCCAGGTGCTGCGCGATTACCTGGACTGAGGCTTTCTAGGCTTTCTTTTCCGAGACGCAGTAAAAGGGCTCCCGCCGCACCGAGAACTTCTCCGATGTGACGGGAGCCCTTTTGCGGGCGACGTGGCTTTTAATTTCCGCCGCTGATCGCTCTGTCGATAACCTCCGCCACGCACTGATCGCGTTCATCGGAGCCCTCTGGGTACTGGTTACCACAGGCAACAATATCCGGGCTATAACGCTGGAACAGCACCAACATCACGATGCCGAATACCACGCTGATGATGAACACCACTACGGACATCACCAGGCCCGCCACGGATACGCCCATGCGGCGCCCCTCCGTGGTGTTCTTCTTAGCCTTGCGCACGGCCAACACGCCCACGATGATGCCCGCCAGGCTCACCAAGAGGGGCGGCACAACAAAGATCAGCAAGAGAAGCAACGCGACCACGGAAGCAATACCCAGTCCCAGCGACCACCCGGCCAGGGGGTTACGCTCCACGGCTGCGGCCGTCCAGCCCTCGTCCGGCTCCGTGGAGGAGTGCGGCACCTGCACCAGGGCGGGGTTGTTCGCCTCCTCCCCCGGCTTCGCTCCGGCTGCGGGCTTGGCAGCCTTAACCTCGGTCTTAGCGGCGGACTTCTGCGCGGCCGCTTTCTCCGCCGCGGCCTTTTCCTCGGGGGTGGGAATCCTCGGGGCCTTTTCCACCGCCGTCTTGCCCTCGGCGGCGGCCTGCTCCAGGCCGGGCCACGCGGCCGGGGCGGCCTGCTTCTTCTTATCGCCGGGCTTCCGGCCATCAGCGGCATCACCCATCGGCACGGCGATCAAGGGTGCCGAATCATCCCCGGACTTTGTGGCCGGGGTGGCCGGGGCCTCCGGCTTCTCAGGGTTCTCCGGCTTCTTGGCGTAGGGGTTCTTCCCCGAGGAGGTCATCTACGTAATCCTTTCGCAGGCTATCCGTATTTATATGGAAAGACCTTAACACTCCCGTGGTACTTACTCACCACGTCCGGGCTCCGGCTGCCACTGCTTCTGCAAGCCCTCCTTGCCATAGCTCAGCCTCCGGTGCAGGGACTCCAGGGGGCCGGGCTTCCCGGCGCGCTCCAGGGCCACGGCGGCGAGCAGCGTGAGCAGCCATACCCCCACCGCGATGAGAGATTTCCCGGCCGCACCCATGCCCTCCGCGAGGTGGAGGGTAAAGGGCAAAACGAGGGGGAAGAACAACACGGATTGCGCCACGTAGCCGGACATGGAGCGCTTGCCCAGCGCCACGAGGGCGTACATCATGGGGTTCATGGTGCCGTCCTGGTTCATGCGGCGCTGCGCGGGCTGGACGAGCAGCGCGATGGCCGCCACCAGACCGGGGCCGGTGAGGTATCCGGCGGCCTGGTTCAGGGCGTAGAGCAGCGGTGCCCAGGAGGCGGGCAGCACGCCGATCTCCGCCAACCCCCAGGGCAGGCCCACGAGGAGGATGAAAGCCACGGCGATCCCGGCCCAGATGGTGAGCCCGCGGCGGTGTGCGGGGACGTCGTGCAGCATGAGCATGCGGGCCATGAGCAGGCCGACGATCATGGGCGGGAGAAGGGAGATAAGAAGGAGCGGGCTGGCAAAGAGCATTCCCAGTAGCATGGCCGCACCGTAGCCGAGGTAGCCCAGGTAGGTGCTAGCCGCCTCCATGAGGGGTGTTCCGGCCATATTCAGGAGGAAGGTGACGATCGCCCCCACGATCCACAGTCCCCCGGCTATCCATTTGAGGTGCTTGTTCCCCACCGCGATGAGCCCGGCCAGCACCAGGCCGCAGAGTCCATAGGTAAACATGATGTCTCCGAAGAAGAGGAACACCATGTGAATGGCCCCAAAGAACATCAACCAACCGTAGCGGCGCAGAAGCACCGCCTGGGCCTTGGGGCGCGGATAGCCACGCCGCAGTAGGCTGAGCGAGATCATGCCCACGCCGAATCCCAGCAGGGTAGCAAACATCGGTAGGCCGCGCACGTGCACGAACATCGCCCCAAAGACCACCACGATCTTGTCCAGCAGGGAATCCTCGCGCACTCCGCCGATGCTTTGCGCCATCATGCCCTCCTGCGCGGGTGCCCAGGCGGTCACCACATTGGCCAGGGCGATGAAGAGGAGCATGAGCCCGCGAGCGACGTCGGGGGCGATGAATCTGGTGGGCACCGCGTGGGTATTTCTGTGCTGGGTGGGTGGAGCGGGTGGATTCGGCTGCGTCATGGTGTCCTTTCTTCCCCTCGGGTGGGGGCGCTCGCGGGGCGGATAGTCCCCCAATATAACGCCCCTGCGCCCCCGTTCTCCCCCGAAGCCACCGCCTTTACCACTTGCGCAGGTAGGCGATCCGATCGCGCAGTTGCTCCGCCGAGCACATCGCCGTGGGCGGCCCGCCGCATACCCGGCGCGCCTCGTTGTGGATCGAGCCGTGTGGCCTGCCGGTGCGCGCCGCCGTGATGGACACGATCGCGTTGAGTTCCTTACGCAGCGTGGGGAGTTCCTCGCTGGCCACCCTGTCCCGGGCGGCCTGCGCCCCGGCGGAGGCCTGCGCCTGGGCCTGGCGTTCCTTTTCCCGCTCGGCCTCGGCGCTGCGGGCGTCCAGTTGCTCCTTTTCCCGCTTGCGCAGCAGGGCGCGCATTTGCTCGGCGTCGAGCAGCCCCGGCAGTCCCAGGTAGTCCGCCTCCTCCTCGGAGCCGCTAAGCGCCCCGGTGCCGTAGGTGGAGCCGTCGTAGATGAGGGATTGCAGTTCCGCCTCGGCACCGAGGGATTGGTAACTGCGGTCGAGGTCGGGCTCGGTCTTTTCCTTGTTGGCCTCCGCCAGGAGGTCATCATCGAGGCCATCGGAGGGACGATCGGGCTTGCCCAGCACGTGATCGCGGGACTTTTCCAGCTTGGAGGCCAGGTCGAGCAGCACGGGAACCGAGGGCAGGAACACCGAGGCCGTCTCGCCCGGGATACGCGAGCGCACGAAGCGCCCAATGGCCTGAGCGAAGAACAACGGCGTGGAGGCGGAGGTGGCGTACACCCCCACCGCCAGGCGCGGCACGTCCACGCCCTCGGAGACCATGCGCACGGCCACCATCCATTCGTCGGTGGAGGCGGAAAACTCCGCGATCCGCTCGGAGGCCCCGGCCTCGTCGGAAAGCACCACCGTCACCGGGGTGCGGGAGATTCTTTCCAGGATCTTGGCGTAGGCGCGGGCGGTCTTGGTGTCGGAGGCGATCACCAGTCCCCCGGCGTCCGGCATGTTCTGCCGCAGTTGGAGCAGGCGGGTGTGCGCGGCGGAGAGCACCGCCGGTATCCACTCGCCCTTGGGGTCGAGCGCGGTGCGCCAGGCGCGCGCGGTCTGCTCGGC of Corynebacterium sp. 21KM1197 contains these proteins:
- a CDS encoding class I SAM-dependent methyltransferase, which codes for MGHIEATATPDRDFLSQWAAQVPGPLIDLGCGPGHWTAFLQSLDPRRPVRGIDPVPEFIAHARHAYPGIDYSQGDLSSLGTPPAAGVVTWYSLIHLDPSLLASAFSTLLTR
- the ppgK gene encoding polyphosphate--glucose phosphotransferase, which codes for MSSIGFGIDVGGSGVKGARVNLDSGEFASERIKILTPQPATPEAVAKVAAKIVEQAEWTGPVGVTVPGIVRNQVVESAANIDSSWVGTNAQELFSRHLGGRAVTVLNDADAAGLAEVTYGIPEAATGPVIFLTLGTGIGSAILIDGHLYPNSELGHLEVDGKEAEHRASSAVKERKDLSYKQWAKRVDKVLHAYEALFSPSLFIVGGGISRKSEKWIPLLTCRTEVVPARLLNTAGIVGAAMAVERVSTP
- a CDS encoding DUF418 domain-containing protein, with the translated sequence MTQPNPPAPPTQHRNTHAVPTRFIAPDVARGLMLLFIALANVVTAWAPAQEGMMAQSIGGVREDSLLDKIVVVFGAMFVHVRGLPMFATLLGFGVGMISLSLLRRGYPRPKAQAVLLRRYGWLMFFGAIHMVFLFFGDIMFTYGLCGLVLAGLIAVGNKHLKWIAGGLWIVGAIVTFLLNMAGTPLMEAASTYLGYLGYGAAMLLGMLFASPLLLISLLPPMIVGLLMARMLMLHDVPAHRRGLTIWAGIAVAFILLVGLPWGLAEIGVLPASWAPLLYALNQAAGYLTGPGLVAAIALLVQPAQRRMNQDGTMNPMMYALVALGKRSMSGYVAQSVLFFPLVLPFTLHLAEGMGAAGKSLIAVGVWLLTLLAAVALERAGKPGPLESLHRRLSYGKEGLQKQWQPEPGRGE
- a CDS encoding inositol monophosphatase family protein encodes the protein MDQQELASLRNLAQGWVSEAASAIRERKAELGDLRPYTLTKSSAVDPVTVVDTMAEELLVDRIAERRPGDGIIAEEGSAQRSTTGVSWIIDPIDGTVNFLYGIPRYAVSLAAAIDGQVVAGAVINVADGSLYHAARGQGALVLRGDGEEELRVSGASEAARALVATGFSYHAPRREQQATALGTILPRVRDIRCLGSAALELCAVAEGHLDAYYEHGIHCWDYAAGSLIAQEAGAVVEAPALSVPGEEFHRTLAAAPGIAAEIRGLLDASGAGVRLSA
- the dut gene encoding dUTP diphosphatase, yielding MNPIEAIKVKRLDPELPLPARAFPSDAGADLYAAESVDLAPGERATVGTGIALALPHGTVGLVHPRSGLAAKQGLSIVNAPGTIDAAYRGEVKVCLINLDPRETIHIQRGTRIAQLLVQRVELPEFQEVTDLDETDRGAGGYGSTGIQ
- a CDS encoding DUF3093 domain-containing protein, which codes for MTDSASPARTVLYRERQWVPLYWWLLAFGLVALLTAQLAHNRSTVWLVAPAIILSLLAVWLLLWLSSTVVQVERDSQGVRWLLAGGAILPQHAVDRSLAVPATAKRNAMGHQLDPAAFVVSHGWVPEMVMIVLDDPEDPTPYWLIGSKNPEALLAAFTQGK
- a CDS encoding SdpI family protein → MDLLAALSPLLGVLTLITVLRATCSAIERGDLPRQSLVGLRTRATQASDEAWEAGHRAALPALRASIASGYVTLALSAVGAVFFLTVGQNLSPNYLLIVTLSGLFVPAVVLMRAARVADRAARKIINHHRPDSPSLFPEPPSSRS
- a CDS encoding DEAD/DEAH box helicase, which gives rise to MTGRVKGQLREWQRKALTAYLVKKPKDFLAVATPGAGKTTFALRVATELLDNRTVDRVIVVVPTEHLKVQWASAAARVGISLDPNFRNSDAVNAAHDGIVVTYAQVALHPFKHYSVSTARRTLVILDEIHHGGDAKSWGDGIREAYADATHRLALTGTPFRSDDSAIPFVRYVEDGEGHLVSQADHTYAYSDALADGVVRPVVFLAYSGEARWRDSAGEEYAARLGEPLNAEQTARAWRTALDPKGEWIPAVLSAAHTRLLQLRQNMPDAGGLVIASDTKTARAYAKILERISRTPVTVVLSDEAGASERIAEFSASTDEWMVAVRMVSEGVDVPRLAVGVYATSASTPLFFAQAIGRFVRSRIPGETASVFLPSVPVLLDLASKLEKSRDHVLGKPDRPSDGLDDDLLAEANKEKTEPDLDRSYQSLGAEAELQSLIYDGSTYGTGALSGSEEEADYLGLPGLLDAEQMRALLRKREKEQLDARSAEAEREKERQAQAQASAGAQAARDRVASEELPTLRKELNAIVSITAARTGRPHGSIHNEARRVCGGPPTAMCSAEQLRDRIAYLRKW
- a CDS encoding RNA polymerase sigma factor — its product is MVATTTSGNSGAGENEAHQPVSSAATAKKTAKKTARKAARKAAPRKAVAATPEASVAPATPEKSPAATTASAADSAEATEAAAAPVKKATKKTAKKTAKKTARKATKSTAKKTAKKTTRKTAAKKSTSRAKKVKEEAPAPVEEDETLTEEELTPQDEDQDFDPALDDEDEDFADVDDVDDVEDTDVSEEGEESTDEEEEDEGSSVWDEDESAALRQARKDAELTASADSVRAYLKQIGKVALLNAEQEVSLAKRIEAGLYATYRMEQMDEAFAAGDKDAKLTPAVKRDLRSIARDGRKAKNHLLEANLRLVVSLAKRYTGRGMAFLDLIQEGNLGLIRAVEKFDYTKGYKFSTYATWWIRQAITRAMADQARTIRIPVHMVEVINKLGRIQRELLQDLGREPTPQELAKEMDITEEKVLEIQQYAREPISLDQTIGDEGDSQLGDFIEDSEAVIAVDAVSFTLLQDQLQDVLHTLSDREAGVVKLRFGLTDGMPRTLDEIGQVYGVTRERIRQIESKTMSKLRHPSRSQVLRDYLD
- a CDS encoding DUF3710 domain-containing protein, translated to MALWPFGKKDKDTPKEEEQAGNSVAASSNNPEVQHVPASTEATPNDDSAEQEGLSTSWHDAINGDTGPFDGDSVNIEDFDFSDFAGGILNLGSLKLPLPSESQVQVEMGEQGPRMLHVVTRYGRITPVAFAAPRTGSQWRQAVTEIVDQMRGDGLEPEVEDGPWGREVVTRGSAGVIRLIGVDGPRWMLRFTLAGPLEAADDLATLGRELAARTFVYRGEQPILAGNSLPVALPKQLVDQVNQAMKQRAEQENQ
- a CDS encoding DUF4193 domain-containing protein; the protein is MATDYDAPRRRAEDDLETDSLEGIKAAEAENSSMNEDGEIIDSFEPPTMDLSGEELNVTVVPRQSDEFTCSSCFLVQRKNRISHVEDDGSIICQDCA
- a CDS encoding DUF4190 domain-containing protein, producing MTSSGKNPYAKKPENPEKPEAPATPATKSGDDSAPLIAVPMGDAADGRKPGDKKKQAAPAAWPGLEQAAAEGKTAVEKAPRIPTPEEKAAAEKAAAQKSAAKTEVKAAKPAAGAKPGEEANNPALVQVPHSSTEPDEGWTAAAVERNPLAGWSLGLGIASVVALLLLLIFVVPPLLVSLAGIIVGVLAVRKAKKNTTEGRRMGVSVAGLVMSVVVFIISVVFGIVMLVLFQRYSPDIVACGNQYPEGSDERDQCVAEVIDRAISGGN